Part of the Borrelia hispanica CRI genome, GAAATTTTTACTTATGACTATATCAAATATGAATTTATTGCAGAACTTATTAGAATATGGAACTTAAATAATAGACAAAATAGTAAATTATCAGAACTTCAACTATCAGGACAAAGAGATAATGCTTATAGTGCTGCTATTGAATGCAAACTTAAAGAACTTATTGATTCAGGTCTAATTGTTTCTTATTCTAAACTCAAAATACAAATATCGGCAAGTGCTGCACTAAAACTATTCTTATCAATAAATATTACTTATAACCATTCTATGAAAGGAGTGGTATTAAATATCACAACACAAGATATACAAAGCTATCAAAATAGTTTAAAGGAGGTTAAATAATGGATCATGTTTACAACTTAACGAAGATATTTTTCTCAATTAAAGATAAGCATATTCAAAGTGGGAAATTAGAGCTTACTAGTGAACCTACAACAAGAGCTGTATCTAGTACTGAAGATATGGGATTTCCGGTAGTTAGTTTTAGAGACCCTAAAACTATTACTTTCATATTTAATGTTGAAGTAACTATTGGATCTTATGATTACAAGCTACTAACAGATATGTCTCAAAATCAATTTTACAATGTAAAAGAGAGTACATATGAAAAACTGCTAAGCCTTGTATTTAATGACTTTGAAAACATTCACATTGTATCTAATAATGCATTCTTTGCAGAAGAACCATCAAGAAGCTATGCTGCTGAAGCAGAAAAGGTTACGTTTGAAATTAGAGCTGTTAATTGCGAAGTAAAAAAACCATAATAATTAAAATTTAAGGAGGATTTATGACTCAGCTTTATAAAATGAATATTTTAACTAAAAAGGAAACACACACATTCGATGTAAAAGTATTACCAGTTTACCAGTGGGATTCTATTTTAGGTTTTTCACAAAATTATGGTATTGATAAACTCAATAATATTGATTATCTCAGGACAATAACAAACATTATGATCAAACCTGACTTTTTAGACAAATTTTACTTCATTTTAGATGACAATAGAAAATATATTTCTTACTACAAAGATTATCTTATTGCAATACTTTATTCAATTCAATTTGATACATTTAACTTAGAAGAAGAATTTAAGAAACCAAGTCTTATTTACTTAAGTCATTATCTAAATAATGATGGTGGACTTGTAAAATTT contains:
- a CDS encoding DUF787 family protein, which encodes EIFTYDYIKYEFIAELIRIWNLNNRQNSKLSELQLSGQRDNAYSAAIECKLKELIDSGLIVSYSKLKIQISASAALKLFLSINITYNHSMKGVVLNITTQDIQSYQNSLKEVK
- a CDS encoding DUF1463 family protein, with the translated sequence MDHVYNLTKIFFSIKDKHIQSGKLELTSEPTTRAVSSTEDMGFPVVSFRDPKTITFIFNVEVTIGSYDYKLLTDMSQNQFYNVKESTYEKLLSLVFNDFENIHIVSNNAFFAEEPSRSYAAEAEKVTFEIRAVNCEVKKP
- a CDS encoding DUF1473 family protein translates to MTQLYKMNILTKKETHTFDVKVLPVYQWDSILGFSQNYGIDKLNNIDYLRTITNIMIKPDFLDKFYFILDDNRKYISYYKDYLIAILYSIQFDTFNLEEEFKKPSLIYLSHYLNNDGGLVKFDYIDDRWNYEQITQNLDSEKIKI